A single genomic interval of Candidatus Desulfatibia profunda harbors:
- a CDS encoding DUF3380 domain-containing protein yields the protein MRTGSVMGRPLDAGDVTSAAKRLGVTEAHVRAVIAVEASGSGFLGKYENDPRLPKILFEAHIFSRETGGQYDGTHPRLSSAKWNRTLYKGGLKEHDRLREAAELESDAAYRSASWGLFQIMGFNHEPAGYPNLWDFVGVQYVSEGLQLQCGINFILSHGLEKYLQIQDWPGFAKGYNGPEYEKNQYHEKLTAAFERFKSGVVERDRETKDLQRALNRAGFNLVLDGTLGSRTEAAIREFQEREGLTVDGIAGPQTRRALGLQ from the coding sequence ATGCGCACAGGAAGTGTTATGGGGCGGCCTCTTGATGCCGGTGATGTAACGTCTGCGGCCAAACGACTCGGTGTCACGGAAGCGCACGTGCGCGCAGTCATTGCCGTTGAAGCATCGGGTTCTGGTTTCCTCGGCAAGTACGAAAACGATCCGCGTTTGCCAAAGATTCTGTTCGAAGCTCATATCTTCAGTCGTGAAACAGGCGGGCAGTACGATGGCACCCACCCTCGCCTGTCCAGCGCTAAGTGGAACCGCACACTTTACAAAGGGGGCCTCAAAGAGCACGACCGGTTGCGCGAGGCGGCCGAACTCGAATCGGATGCAGCCTACAGATCGGCATCATGGGGTCTTTTTCAAATTATGGGTTTTAACCATGAGCCCGCCGGGTATCCCAACCTGTGGGATTTTGTCGGGGTTCAGTATGTTTCCGAAGGTTTGCAGCTTCAGTGTGGGATTAACTTTATCCTTTCGCATGGTTTGGAAAAATACTTGCAGATCCAAGACTGGCCCGGATTCGCCAAGGGTTATAATGGCCCGGAATATGAGAAGAATCAATATCACGAAAAGCTCACGGCAGCATTTGAGAGGTTTAAATCCGGCGTGGTGGAACGCGACAGGGAAACCAAAGATCTGCAGCGTGCGCTAAATAGAGCCGGATTTAACCTGGTGTTGGACGGAACACTGGGGTCGCGGACAGAGGCCGCCATTCGGGAATTTCAAGAACGCGAAGGGTTGACCGTGGACGGCATTGCGGGGCCACAAACGCGCCGAGCGTTAGGGCTTCAATAG
- a CDS encoding integration host factor subunit alpha, producing the protein MTLTKANLIEEIMVGNGFSRKKSVETVETLLEIIKKTLESGEDVLISGFGKFCVKKKKERKGRNPATGKDLMLAPRKVVSFRCSGILRNLVDGG; encoded by the coding sequence ATGACACTTACGAAAGCCAATCTCATTGAAGAAATTATGGTCGGAAACGGATTCTCAAGGAAAAAATCCGTTGAAACCGTCGAAACCCTTCTGGAAATCATCAAGAAAACACTCGAATCCGGCGAGGATGTCCTTATCAGCGGTTTTGGTAAGTTCTGCGTAAAGAAAAAGAAAGAACGCAAGGGTCGGAATCCTGCAACCGGTAAGGACCTGATGCTGGCACCAAGGAAAGTTGTTTCGTTCAGGTGCTCCGGAATTTTAAGGAATCTGGTTGACGGCGGTTAA
- a CDS encoding TrkA C-terminal domain-containing protein — protein VDFLDSMLRSKQGNLRIHQIVVTSSSTVAGKSIMESGLKNKFNLLILGSKLPAKEIEFNPPSTQTLQAGMTLIVMGDVENIAKAKKTF, from the coding sequence TGTCGATTTCCTTGACAGCATGCTGCGCAGCAAGCAGGGCAATTTAAGGATTCACCAGATCGTTGTGACTTCAAGTTCAACTGTTGCGGGGAAAAGTATCATGGAGTCCGGATTAAAAAACAAATTCAACCTGCTGATTCTGGGCTCAAAGCTTCCGGCCAAGGAAATCGAATTTAATCCTCCTTCCACCCAGACGCTACAGGCCGGCATGACCCTTATTGTCATGGGAGACGTGGAGAATATCGCCAAGGCCAAGAAAACCTTCTAA
- a CDS encoding phospholipase A, which produces MKNDNETKPDLEDYRGFFELETKLGKADSFVLGSYFRWAHEGASLQLDLTYPIHRFPFQMLDVYFQVQYVNSLAESLINFRERTEVVRLGLAIVC; this is translated from the coding sequence ATCAAAAACGACAACGAAACCAAACCCGATCTTGAAGACTACAGGGGCTTTTTCGAGTTGGAAACAAAGTTGGGGAAGGCGGACAGTTTCGTGTTGGGGTCATATTTCCGCTGGGCACATGAAGGGGCCTCGCTACAGTTGGACCTAACCTATCCGATTCACCGGTTTCCGTTCCAAATGCTCGATGTTTACTTTCAGGTTCAATATGTCAACTCCTTGGCGGAAAGCCTGATCAATTTTCGGGAACGCACCGAGGTTGTCCGCCTGGGTTTGGCTATTGTCTGCTAA